GATCGCGACCGGGGTGAGGAAGCCGGCAACAGCTTCCATCCCGGAAAGCTCAGAGAATAGAGTGCTCTTTCATATCGATTGATCGTTTAGGCCGTGGGAATGTGTGGACACGACTCTGTACCAGTTTGGTCGGTAGCGCTTTTTGTCATGCTGAGGCAGATGCCGAAGCATCTGATGACCACGCAACATTGAGGGCTGGAAGATGCTTCGCTCCGGTTCACTTCTCTCAGCATGACAGTTCCACCTACCAGACTGATACAGTATCTGTGGACACGCAGCGGTTGACAAGTTGTGCTGTCGGCTCTAATGTATCGTGTGCCGATATATCGGCATGGAATATAGATGACTTCGACTGCATAAAGGACATTCCGGGCATTGACGGACCGCCCCGTCGGCACAGTTTCACATCCTGATGGCGCTGGCCACTGGAGACAAACACGGCTACGCGATCATGCAGGAGGTGGAGATCTTCACCGATGGGGCGATCACCATGGGGCCGGGCACCCTGTACGGCGCCGTCAAGCAGATGCTGGGATCAGGCCTCATAGAGGAGAGCGACGAACGACCGGACCCCGAACTGGATGACCAGCGTCGCCGCTACTACAGGATGACTACTCTGGGCGGACGCGTGCTCGATGCGGAAGTCGGAAGACTGGAACACCTCGTACTAACCGCCAGGAGCAGACGACCGACATCCCCGAGGAAACAGGGCGCCTAACGTGCTGTCCGAGAAACTCTACAGAGCGCTGCTTGTCGCCTACCCAAGGGAGCATCGGCGCGAGTACGGAGAGCTGATGGTCCAGCTGTTTCGGGACCGTATGCGTCGCGATGGCGGTGGGTTGGGAGTC
The genomic region above belongs to Dehalococcoidia bacterium and contains:
- a CDS encoding helix-turn-helix transcriptional regulator; the protein is MALATGDKHGYAIMQEVEIFTDGAITMGPGTLYGAVKQMLGSGLIEESDERPDPELDDQRRRYYRMTTLGGRVLDAEVGRLEHLVLTARSRRPTSPRKQGA